One Aegilops tauschii subsp. strangulata cultivar AL8/78 chromosome 2, Aet v6.0, whole genome shotgun sequence genomic window, CTATCAATTCTTGTTGCGTAAGTCAGATAAGTTGACACTCGACTGCATTTCATTAACTGATGATTGTTCGTCGAGTGTCAGGTTTGTCTCATTCATGTACGTTGATATCCCTACTACAGTAACAGtagattttttattttgtttatcGTTTTTTTTTGACAAATTGTGATTCATAAAAAGCAGTACATACATGAATGTTTCCCTTGTGAAGGAGATAGACCCTGACTATAAATCTTTTATGTAACATAGAAGATTCATACTAACTCGTCAcgcggcgaggtgggactaataTAGGTGTGAAAACCTAAGTATGAGCAATTTTCGGTGTGTTTTGACAGCTCAGCCGACCCAAGACGGATGGGATGATCGTCATGCATGGCGCTGCATGTAGTAGATGTTTTAAAAATAGGGTATATGGTTATAAATGATAAATTTTGAGGCCCGTCCGGTTTTGAGGGCCCAAATTTGTAACTtgcggctgtagatgctcttaatGTGCTTGCTTTGAATCTATTTTGTTCTGTCTCCTGGTTCAATCACACACATTCAGGTCGATCACTCACTGGTCATGTGCCATGTGGATCATCACCTCCTTCAATGGCATCCGGGTTGTATTCGGCTTCGGCGGTCCTCTTGTAGGAATACCAGTTGGCGATGGGCAGGTAGATAGCAAAGTTGACAACGCTGAGCACGGTCATTAGCCAGAAGAAGTAGTCGAGGTGGCCGACGTTGAGGTTCTTGTCCGGGATCCACCCTTGCTTTCCACCCGTCGTCGTCACCTTCTTCACCACCGTCACCAGCAGCGTGCTCACGTAGCTCCCCAGTGCTACCGCCGTCAGCGATAGCGCCATGCACATGCTCCTCATGGCGTCCGGCGCCTGGTCGTAGAAGAAATCCAGCTGCCCCACGAAGACGAACACCTCGGCGGCGCCGACGATGAAGTACTGCGGCACCTGCCAGAAGATGGAGATGGGCACGATGTCCTCCTCCCCGTACAGCCCGAGCCGCGCGACCGTGCGGAGGCGGAAAAGCTCGAGCACGccggcggcgaccatggagaaGATCGAGACGACGAGGCCGACACCCATGCGCTGGAGCTGCGTGAAGCCGCGGGGGTGGCCGGTGACGGAGCGGACGGCCGGGACGAGGAGGCGGTCGTACACGGGCACCCAGAAGATGACGCTGAGGGTGTCGAAGGTAGAGAGCGAGGCAGAGGGGATGGAGAAGTGGGCGCCCATGCGCTTGTCGAGGGTGTTTCCCTGGAACACGAACACGGTGTTCATCTGCCCGTACACCGCCGCGAAGACGATGCCGCTCGCCCAGATGGGCAGCAGCCGCACCACGCTCTTGAGCTCCTCCACCTGCGTCACCGTGCACAGCCTCCACGCCGATGGCGCCGTCGCAGTCCTGTCCGCCGGCGTCTCCACGGCCGCCTTGTCGAGGAACCTGAACTGCTCGGTGTGCTCCAGCTTGCGGCTCCCCTCGATGCCGGACT contains:
- the LOC109782721 gene encoding protein NRT1/ PTR FAMILY 8.2-like, giving the protein MGEVGADTIYTQDGTVDIKGNQAVKSNTGNWRACPYILANECCERLAYYGMSANLSNFMLDNMGMNKSDAANTVSNWTGTCYAAPLIGAFLADAYLGRFWTIASFVIIYVIGLGLLTVAASVKGLVPTCAAKGVCNPTAGQTAAVFVGLYLVALGTGGIKPCVSSFGADQFDEHDESERRSKSSFFNWFYLSINIGALVASSVLVNVQVRYGWGWGFGIPAVVMAIAVGSFFVGTPLYRHQRPGGSPLTRIAQVLVAATRKLSVPVDGSALYETTERESGIEGSRKLEHTEQFRFLDKAAVETPADRTATAPSAWRLCTVTQVEELKSVVRLLPIWASGIVFAAVYGQMNTVFVFQGNTLDKRMGAHFSIPSASLSTFDTLSVIFWVPVYDRLLVPAVRSVTGHPRGFTQLQRMGVGLVVSIFSMVAAGVLELFRLRTVARLGLYGEEDIVPISIFWQVPQYFIVGAAEVFVFVGQLDFFYDQAPDAMRSMCMALSLTAVALGSYVSTLLVTVVKKVTTTGGKQGWIPDKNLNVGHLDYFFWLMTVLSVVNFAIYLPIANWYSYKRTAEAEYNPDAIEGGDDPHGT